A part of Entelurus aequoreus isolate RoL-2023_Sb linkage group LG03, RoL_Eaeq_v1.1, whole genome shotgun sequence genomic DNA contains:
- the LOC133645954 gene encoding LOW QUALITY PROTEIN: serine/threonine-protein kinase PLK4-like (The sequence of the model RefSeq protein was modified relative to this genomic sequence to represent the inferred CDS: substituted 1 base at 1 genomic stop codon), protein MWQSGGTRYLQNYNVFQLLGKGAFGSVYXAKSIKSGVEYVIKMINKESLRENVKRVKSEVEIHRRLNNPSILQLYSYFEDNTHVYLVLEMCHNGAMAHYMKGSKRRFSEMEARHFMHQLVNGMLYLHSHGILHRDLSLSNLLLTKDMDIKIADFGLATQLKLPDEKHLTMCGTPDYVSPQVATRSAYGLETDVWSLGCMFYAFLMGRPPFDSDTVPHTFSKVALVEYEIPTHVSCEARDLIRQLLQKDPSRRPSLSAVLDHPFMTQSLLGRTKKLGLVDDCTVDSGVATFSTACTSSTSGSSCTHRPAAHFQPPHCSLSQTSSSSQLPSAKASMDKEKKTLRDLVLPLCTSRLKPIRLQTKNNAIVSILDKGEVSIELLCQNGQDRVKEVLSISSDGSTVTVYQPNEGKGLGGKGPPPPPKRYFCFQL, encoded by the exons ATGTGGCAGAGTGGAGGCACCAGGTACCTGCAG AATTATAATGTCTTCCAATTGCTTGGTAAAGGCGCCTTTGGATCCGTCTACTGAGCAAAATCCATCAAGAGTGGTGTGGAGTATGTGATCAAAATG ATTAACAAGGAGTCACTGCGAGAAAATGTCAAGCGTGTGAAAAGTGAGGTGGAGATTCACCGCCGTTTAAACAATCCTTCCATACTTCAG CTGTACTCCTACTTTGAAGACAATACCCATGTCTACCTGGTGTTGGAGATGTGTCACAACGGAGCGATGGCCCACTACATGAAAGGCAGCAAGAGGCGTTTTTCTGAGATGGAAG CGAGACACTTCATGCATCAACTAGTGAATGGAATGCTGTACTTACACTCTCACGGTATCTTGCACCGAGACCTGTCCTTGTCCAACTTGTTGCTGACCAAAGACATGGACATTAAGATCGCAGACTTTGGCCTGGCCACTCagctca AACTCCCTGATGAGAAGCACTTAACCATGTGTGGGACGCCCGACTACGTCTCCCCTCAGGTGGCCACACGCAGCGCTTACGGCCTGGAGACTGACGTTTGGTCTCTGGGCTGCATGTTCTATGCCTTCCTCATGGGCCGCCCCCCATTTGACAGTGACACGGTCCCACACACGTTCTCTAAAGTAGCCCTTGTGGAATATGAAATTCCCACTCATGTTTCTTGTGAGGCTCGGGATCTGATCCGTCAGCTGCTGCAAAAAGATCCCTCTCGTCGGCCCAGCCTGTCTGCAGTGCTGGACCACCCGTTTATGACCCAGAGCTTGCTGGGCAGGACCAAGAAGCTGGGCCTGGTCGATGATTGCACCGTGGATAGTGGCGTTGCTACTTTCTCCACTGCCTGTACCTCCTCCACGTCGGGCAGCA GTTGTACCCACAGACCTGCAGCTCACTTTCAGCCTCCTCACTGCTCCTTGTCccaaacatcatcatcatcacagctCCCCTCAGCCAAAGCCAGCATGGACAAGGAGAAGAAGACTCTGAGAGATCTGGTCCTGCCTCTGTGTACCTCCAGGCTGAAGCCTATCAGACTGCAAactaaaaataatgccatt GTGAGCATCTTGGACAAAGGCGAGGTTTCCATAGAGCTCTTGTGCCAAAATGGACAGGACAGGGTTAAAGAAGTCCTTTCGATTTCTTCTGATGGCTCAACT GTGACAGTTTACCAGCCCAATGAAGGGAAAGGGCTGGGAGGGAAAGGGCCTCCGCCCCCCCCCAAAAGATACTTTTGTTTTCAGCTATGA